Proteins from one Thalassophryne amazonica chromosome 20, fThaAma1.1, whole genome shotgun sequence genomic window:
- the fam133b gene encoding LOW QUALITY PROTEIN: protein FAM133 (The sequence of the model RefSeq protein was modified relative to this genomic sequence to represent the inferred CDS: inserted 1 base in 1 codon), with protein sequence MGKRDNRVAYINPIAAARARGPIQNSGPTIQDYLSRPRPTWEELKEQLEKKKKGSRALADFEDKMNEKWKKELAKNREKLLGANDKEKDKKATDKDKKMMDKEKEEKKEKKEKKKKEKKKSNRHSSSSSSSSSSDSSSSSSSESEDEDEKQSLKKKRKRKKSSARRASDSSEADSDEESKKKKRKIKEEVDKDKDEKNRRRKKRAERSYKXTSSDSSESEGDKAAEVKKRKRSSEEKEKFADKSKKKRKKKHKKHGRKKKKRAPSHSGSEFE encoded by the exons ATGGGCAAGCGAGACAATCGTGTG GCTTACATTAACCCCATCGCTGCTGCTAGAGCCAGAGGACCGATACAGAACTCTGGACCAACCATACAAGATTATCTAAGCAGACCTCGACCAACATG GGAAGAGCTAAAAGAGCAgctggagaagaagaagaaaggctCCCGAGCCCTGGCTGACTTTGAAGACAAAATGAATGAA AAATGGAAGAAAGAACTGGCTAAAAACCGAGAAAAATTGTTGGGTGCAAATGACAAGGAGAAGGACAAAAAGGCAACAGATAAGGATAAAAAGATGATGGACAAAGAAAaagaggagaagaaggagaaaaAAGAG aaaaagaaaaaggagaagaaaaagtcCAACAGG CATTCTTCATCTTCCTCCTCTTCATCGAGTTCTGATTCCTCCAGCAGCTCTTCTTCTGAATCCGAAGATGAA GACGAAAAGCAGAGCCTgaagaaaaaacgaaaaagaaagAAGTCGTCAGCCAGGCGAGCGTCGGACAGCTCGGAAGCCGACTCTGATGAAGAATCAAAG aagaaaaagagaaaaataaaggaagaagtgGATAAAGATAAG GATGAAAAGAACCGTAGAAGAAAaaagagggctgaacgaagttaTA ACACATCATCAGATTCTTCTGAATCTGAAGGGGACAAGGCA GCTGAAGTCAAGAAGAGAAAGAGAAGTAGTGAGGAAAAAGAGAAATTCGCA GACAAatcaaagaagaagaggaaaaagaagCATAAGAAGCAcggcagaaaaaagaaaaagagggcACCATCTCATTCAGGCTCGGAATTCGAATAG